The genomic stretch ATCGGGTGGGGATGGATCGCCGGGGCCTCCTTGGAAGAGGGGCGGCGCACCAGGATCGCTCCGGCCCCCTCGGTCGCCACCACGCCGCGGCGGACCCAGCCGGTGCAATGGAACCCCTCCAGCGCGAGGGCGTCGAGTTCCTCCCCGCCGATCACGAGGACGGCGTCGGCGGTCTCCCGCGCGAGCCACACCTGGGCGACGCGGAGGGCGTCGACCCACGCCGTCTCGTCGCCGACGAGGGTCGAGCAGGCCCCGCAGAGGCGGTGGACGGCGGCGACGTGGCTGACGGGGGAGTTGTAGACCGTTTCGGGGAAGAGGGCCGGGCTGGCGAGGCGGCGGCCTTGGCGCAGGGTGTCGGCGAAGAACTTCCGGCTGTAGACGACGCTGCCGGTGCTCACCGCGCAGACGAGGCCGATCCGCTCCCGGGGGAGGTCGGTCCCGGCGAGGGCTTGGGCCGCCGCCTCGACGAGGAAGTAGGAGAGGGGGCTGGCGCGGCGGAGGCGGGGCTCCTTCTGCCAGCGGAGGAGGGCCTCCTCCTTCATGTTGACGCGGCGGACGGGGATCGTCGGCTCGGTCCGGGAGAGGAGCGGCTCGAGGGTGGGGGCCGGGGGCGGGGCGTCGAGAAAGGCGACGCCGCATCCGGCGGGGCCGACGGCGCCGGTGCCGATGACTTCGAGGAGGTGGTCGGGGGACGTGTTCGCGCTCATCTCGTCTTGCTTTGCTTTTTTGCCGATCAGGGGCCGAGGACCAGGGCGGCGTTGGAGCCGCCGAAGCCGAGGTTGACGCTCATCACCGGTCCCGGCTTCAGCGGGGCGGAGGCGTGGGTGAGGGCGAGGGAGGCCGCCATTTCGGGGAGGGGGGTCTCGTTGAAAAGCTGGGGCGGGGGCGTCCCGTCCCGGGCGGTGAGCAGGGCGAGGCACGCCTCGATCGAGCCCGCCGCGCCGAGGGTGTGGCCGATGGCGGCCTTGGTCGAGCTGACGGCGATCCGGGCCAACGCGGGGCCGAAGACCTCGGCGTAGGCGGCGGCCTCGGAGCCGTCGTTCATCGGCGTCCCGGTGCCGTGGGCGTTGACGTAGCTGATCGCTTCGGGCGGGAGCGAGGCCCCTTTGAGGGCGGACCGCATCGCCGCGATCAGCGCCGTCCCGGCGGGGGCGGGCTGGGTCAGGTGATGGAGGTCGAGCGCCTGACCGTAACCGAGAATCGAGCCGATCCGGGCCGCCCCCCGGGCCAGCGCGTGGGCCTCGCTCTCCAGGACGAGGAAGGCCGCCCCCTCGCCGAGCATGAGGCCGTCCCGGTTCAGGTCGAAGGGGCGGCAGCGGGTGCCGCTGAGGGACTGGAGGCAATCGAAGCCGACGAAGATGAGCTCCGCCAGCGCCTCGTAGCCGCCGACGAGGACGCACTCGGCCATGCCGCACTGGATCAGGTCGAAGCCGTGGCCGATGGCGTTCGCCCCGCTCGCGCAGGCGTTGGCCATGAGGGTCGAGGGGCCGCCGAGGCCGAAGGCCTGCCGGAGGTCGAGGACCTGCTGCTGGGGCTGGTAGCGGGCGAGTTGGGCGAGCTTCCGGGTCCGGCTCCCGGCGAGCGCCCGGCGGAGGAAGTGTTCCCCCCACTCCATCGCCCCGCCGGTGGTGCTCAGGGAGAGGGGTATGGCGGCGGCGACCGGCGCGGGAAGGGCGGCGTGGCGGAGCGCCTCTCCCGCCGCGAGGAGGGCGAGGCGGGAGGCGCGGCTGAGGCGCTGCTCCTTTTTGCTGCCCGGCGCAGGCGGGGGGAGTGAGAGCGGGACCTGGGCGGCCTCCCGGCAACGGCACCCCTCGGTCTCGAAGAGGTCGACGGGCCCCCGCGCGGAGGCCCCGGAAAGGATCGCCCGCCAGGTGGTTTCCGTGTCGGGACCGAGCGGGCTCACCATCCCCATGCCCGTGACGACCACCTTTTTCATTCTGGGTCCGAAGGTAGATGCCGAAAGGCCGAAAAAGAAAGGCTCGATTTCTCGAATTTGCGACCCATGTTTCGGGGAGGAACGCCGGTCCGGTAAATATCGGCTGGCGGCCCGGCGGTTCCTGCGGGAACTTAGGCCACGCTTTTGAGACAAGACTACCATGGATGAGACGCCCGAAATGCTGCGGAGGATCGACGCCCGGGGCGAGGCCCAGGCCGCGTGGCATGCCCGCGGCGCGGCCCTCCGGGACGAGGTCTTCGGCCGGGAGGTCTTCGTCCGCGCCGTCGTCGAGATCTCCAATTATTGCCGCCAGAACTGCTCCTACTGCGGCATGCGCCGGGACAACCGGGAACTCTCCCGCTACCGGATGGAGCGGGAAACCCTGCGCGAGGTGATCTTCGACGGCCTCCCCGCGAGCGTCACCGACATCAATTTCCAGACCGGCGAGGATCCCGTCGCCGTCCGCGAGATCCTGATCCCGCTGATCGACGAGGTCCGCCGGACGACGACCCTCGGGATCAGCGTCTGCCTCGGCATCCTCGAGGAGAAGCTCTACCGCGAGCTCTACGACGCGGGCGCCCGCTTCTACATCATCAAGCTGGAGACCGGGAACGAGGCCCATTACCGCGAGGTCCAGGCCCCCGGGACCTTCCAATCGCGCCTCGACGCGATCGAGCGGCTCGCGGCCGGGGGCTGGCGGGTCTCCTCCGGCTTCATCCACGGCCTCCCAGGCCAGACGCGGGAACGGCTCGGCGAGACCCTGCGGCGGCTCGCCGACCTCCCCCTCGTCGGGAACAGCGTCAGCCCCTTCATCCCCGGGGCCGAGACGCCGACGGGCGGCCATCCCGCCGCCGACCTGGAGGAGACGCTGAACCTCGTCACCGCGATGCGCCTCATGAGCCCCCGGCGGATCATCCCGGCGGTCAGCGCCATGGGCATCCTCGAGGCGCGGGGATACGAGCGGGCCCTCCGCGCCGGGGCCAACCTGGCGACGATCAACCTCACCCCCGACGCCTCGCGCGACCGCTACCGGCTCTACACGAAAGACCGCGTCATCATGAGCGAGCAGCGGGTCCTCTCCGCCATCGCCGCCGCCGGGCTCGAGCCGAGCCGGAAGGGCATCCTAAGCGTCGCCATCGCCGCCGCAGCCGAAGCCCCGGCGGCGGTCGCCCCCTAGGCGGGCGGCGCATCGCCCCCTCCGCCGATGTCCTTCCTGGCCGCCGCCCCAGAATCCGCCGACGCGGCCTTGTCCCATTTCCTCCTCCAGCTGAGCCTGATCCTCGTGGTGGCGCGGGCGGCGGGCAAGGCGGCCCGCCTCGTCGGCCAGCCCCAGGTCGTGGGGGAGATGGTCGCGGGGATCCTGCTGGGGCCGACCTGCTTCGGAAGCCTGATGCCGGGGACATTCCATGCTCTTTTTGAAACGGCTTCGCCCCTGCCGCTCTCGATCCTCAGCCAGATCGGGCTGATCCTCATCCTCTTCCAGATCGGCCTCGAGTTCGACTTCGGCCACCTCCGGGAAGGGGGCAACCGCCGGGCGGTCCGGTGGGTCGCGGCGGTCGGCATCGTCTTCCCGGCCCTGCTCGGGGCGGGCTTCGGCTGGCTCTCCCGCGGGACGTTCGCCCCCCGGGTGCCGGGGCCGACCTATGTTTCCTTCATGGCCGTCGCCCTCTGCATCACGGCGATGCCGGTGCTCGGACG from Verrucomicrobium sp. GAS474 encodes the following:
- a CDS encoding radical SAM protein; protein product: MDETPEMLRRIDARGEAQAAWHARGAALRDEVFGREVFVRAVVEISNYCRQNCSYCGMRRDNRELSRYRMERETLREVIFDGLPASVTDINFQTGEDPVAVREILIPLIDEVRRTTTLGISVCLGILEEKLYRELYDAGARFYIIKLETGNEAHYREVQAPGTFQSRLDAIERLAAGGWRVSSGFIHGLPGQTRERLGETLRRLADLPLVGNSVSPFIPGAETPTGGHPAADLEETLNLVTAMRLMSPRRIIPAVSAMGILEARGYERALRAGANLATINLTPDASRDRYRLYTKDRVIMSEQRVLSAIAAAGLEPSRKGILSVAIAAAAEAPAAVAP
- a CDS encoding beta-ketoacyl-[acyl-carrier-protein] synthase family protein, coding for MKKVVVTGMGMVSPLGPDTETTWRAILSGASARGPVDLFETEGCRCREAAQVPLSLPPPAPGSKKEQRLSRASRLALLAAGEALRHAALPAPVAAAIPLSLSTTGGAMEWGEHFLRRALAGSRTRKLAQLARYQPQQQVLDLRQAFGLGGPSTLMANACASGANAIGHGFDLIQCGMAECVLVGGYEALAELIFVGFDCLQSLSGTRCRPFDLNRDGLMLGEGAAFLVLESEAHALARGAARIGSILGYGQALDLHHLTQPAPAGTALIAAMRSALKGASLPPEAISYVNAHGTGTPMNDGSEAAAYAEVFGPALARIAVSSTKAAIGHTLGAAGSIEACLALLTARDGTPPPQLFNETPLPEMAASLALTHASAPLKPGPVMSVNLGFGGSNAALVLGP